The Paenibacillus spongiae nucleotide sequence AACGGGAAATTCCGGAGGAGAACAATTACATGGCGTCGCGAACGCGATAGTGACGAACAATCAAGATCCGGAGCATATGGGGCGCGTCAAGCTGAGATTCCCCTGGCGCAAAGGCGAAGATGAGAGCCACTGGGCGAGAGTGGCGACGCTGATGGCAGGCAACGGCCGAGGCACTTATTTCCTGCCGGAAGTCGGAGATGAAGTGCTCGTCGCGTTCGAGATGGGGAATATCGATCACCCCTATGTGATCGGGGCCATCTGGAACGGCCAAGACAACCCTCCCAATAAGAACGGCGACGGGGATAACAACATTCGCACGATCAAATCTCGCAGCGGACACGAGCTCACTTTTGACGATACGAACGGCCAGGAGAAAGTGACGCTTCAGACGAAAGGCGGGCATCAGATCGTGCTCGACAATACGTCCGGATCGGAGAAAATCGAGATCGTCGATCATACCGGGAGCAATAAGATCAAGATGGATTCCGTCCAGAAAGAAATTCATATCGAGAGCGCGATGCGCCTCAACTTGAAATCGCAGATGATCGAGATCAGTGCGGACACCACGCTGACGATTAAGGCCGGGGCGACGTTGACGCTTCAAGGCGCCATGGTCAACATTAATTAATGACATTAACTATTGTGCGAAGGAGTGAACGCCATGCCGCCGTCAGCTCGAGCAGGGGACATGACCAGCCATGGTTCACCATTATGCCCGGGACCTGGCAGCATAAACGTACTCATCGGCGGAATGCCGGCATGGCGCGCATTGTCGGATACACATGCTTGTCCGCTCTCGACGCCGAATCCGCATGTGGGCGGCAATGTCGTCGCGGGAAGCGCCACGGTGTTCATTAACTCGCTTCCGGCCGCCCGATTGGGAGACAGCATCGTGGAAGGCGGAGGCCCTCCGAATACGATATTGTCCGGAGCACCGAACGTTATGATCGGCTAAGGGGGAAGCATGGAATGGCCAATGATTTCTTGGGTGTCGGTTGGAATTTCCCCGTCGTAGTGAACGGAGCTTCCGGTCGTATCGCTCTCGCGACCCACGAACAAGATATCGAGCAAGCGATTCGCATCATCTTGTTCACGGCCAAAGGCGAGCGCGTCATGCGGCCCGATTTTGGCTGCGGCATACACAATTATGTGTTTGCCTCGTTGAACACGGCGACGATCGGCTTGATGGAGTCAAGCGTTCGCGAAGCACTTATTCGATGGGAACCGCGGATCATCGTGAAAGGCGTCACCGTATCGCAGGATCCCTCAGCGCTTGCTCTCGGCAAGCTGCTGATCGACATCCAATATGTCGTTCGCTCCACGAATGAA carries:
- a CDS encoding phage baseplate assembly protein V gives rise to the protein MSLLDLMQTGNSGGEQLHGVANAIVTNNQDPEHMGRVKLRFPWRKGEDESHWARVATLMAGNGRGTYFLPEVGDEVLVAFEMGNIDHPYVIGAIWNGQDNPPNKNGDGDNNIRTIKSRSGHELTFDDTNGQEKVTLQTKGGHQIVLDNTSGSEKIEIVDHTGSNKIKMDSVQKEIHIESAMRLNLKSQMIEISADTTLTIKAGATLTLQGAMVNIN
- a CDS encoding PAAR domain-containing protein, whose translation is MPPSARAGDMTSHGSPLCPGPGSINVLIGGMPAWRALSDTHACPLSTPNPHVGGNVVAGSATVFINSLPAARLGDSIVEGGGPPNTILSGAPNVMIG
- a CDS encoding GPW/gp25 family protein, with protein sequence MANDFLGVGWNFPVVVNGASGRIALATHEQDIEQAIRIILFTAKGERVMRPDFGCGIHNYVFASLNTATIGLMESSVREALIRWEPRIIVKGVTVSQDPSALALGKLLIDIQYVVRSTNEPYNLVYPFYLRVS